In one Denticeps clupeoides unplaced genomic scaffold, fDenClu1.1, whole genome shotgun sequence genomic region, the following are encoded:
- the LOC114783411 gene encoding THAP domain-containing protein 11-like, which translates to MPGFTCCVPGCYSNSHRDRELRFYTFPKDPAQRDLWLRNVSRAGVSGCFSAFQPTTGHRVCSAHFSGGRKTYNVRVPTVFPLRGVNERANRRGKPRKARAAADGAGPSGAGVGVAARRAPRPLKLNEQRDILALMETKMKEMKGTIRALRGTEARLQDELRERDRLLTPGCPP; encoded by the exons ATGCCCGGCTTCACCTGCTGCGTGCCCGGTTGCTACAGCAACTCACACCGGGACCGCGAGCTGCGCTTCTACACCTTCCCCAAGGACCCGGCGCAGCGCGATCTCTGGCTGCGGAACGTGTCCCGGGCGGGGGTCAGCGGCTGCTTCAGCGCCTTCCAGCCGACCACCGGGCACCGCGTGTGCAGCGCGCACTTCAGCGGCGGCCGCAAGACGTACAACGTGCGCGTGCCCACCGTCTTCCCGCTGCGCGGCGTCAACGAGCGCGCGAACCGGCGCGGCAAGCCGCGGAAGGCGCGCGCGGCCGCCGACGGCGCGGGTCCGAGCGGCGCCGGCGTGGGCGTGGCCGCCCGGCGCGCCCCCCGACCACTC AAGCTGAACGAGCAGCGCGACATCCTGGCGCTGATGGAGACCAAGATGAAGGAGATGAAGGGCACCATCCGCGCGCTGCGCGGCACCGAGGCGCGCCTCCAGGACGAGCTGCGCGAGCGCGACCGCCTGCTGACCCCGGGCTGCCCCCCGTGA
- the LOC114783422 gene encoding conserved oligomeric Golgi complex subunit 4-like → MADPGSAGSSVRTDVIEALTDLEELERVYTQLCSEETQVEVELQALVEKQGGVESKMQLLQRMGPNLQLIEGDAAQLGGMISFTCSLAENVSSKVRQLDLTKKRLYQAIQRTDDILDLKFCTDGVQTALRNNDYEQAAAHIHRYLSLDQSVIELSRQGGEGSGVEASLALLQEAELQLKALVTKRLEEAVSAGDLPQVERFFKILPLLGLHEQGLAHFAHYLCGQLASKAEENLLLAVGSDLGERRAAVIFADTLTLLLEGIARIVETHQPIVETYYGPGRLYTLLTHLQTECDRQAQSVVDRFMQQRDYLNKFQVVQGSMLRSVSTEKMEARELDPVLSEVTLMNSRAELYLRFLRRRIMADFEVADATSAGSVVQEHQQCVQRLLKECELSCRMQELIGYYVPMEEYYMRETINKAVAMDTWEAGQLTSSMVDDTFYIVKKCISRALSSSSSDCLCAMINHATSVLETDFREVLVARLRVGYPGSTLADLQRGVSSAVSLMQSSLQHGKIHTHIDSQEQAKHAYLVTLNNVDVCSENISTLKKSLESDCSKLFSQGAGSDQAQAKIDSCLSDLVNTSSKFKDLLQEGLLELNNSAIKPQVKPWISNFLSVSHNIEEEEFSDYEANDPWVQQLIVQLEQLMVEFKVALSPVIYDTLTSLMTNLITTEMEKTVFKCTFSRLGGLQFDKELRSLVAYLSSVTSWTIRDKFARLTQMATILNLERVTEILDYWGPNSAPLTWRLTPAEVRQVLALRVDFRSEDIKRLRL, encoded by the exons AcacaggtggaggtggagctgcaggCGCTGGTGGAGAAGCAGGGCGGCGTGGAGAGCAagatgcagctgctgcagaggaTGGG GCCGAACCTGCAGCTGATTGAAGGAGACGCGGCGCAGCTTGGCGGGATGATCAGCTTCACCTGCAGCCTGGCGGAGAACGTCAGCAGCAAGGTCCGCCAGCTGGACCTCACCAAG aaACGTCTGTATCAGGCCATTCAGCGTACTGACGATATCCTGGACCTGaagttctgtactgatggggtCCAGACCGCCCTGAGAAATAACGACTACGAGCAAGCAGCCGCCCACATCCACAGATACCTGTCTCTCGACCAATCAGTGATCGAGCTGAGCAGGCAGGGAGGGGAAG GCAGCGGGGTGGAGGCCAGCCTGGCCCTGCTGCAGGAGGCGGAGCTTCAGCTGAAGGCCCTGGTTACGAAGCGTCTCGAGGAGGCGGTGTCGGCGGGGGACCTGCCCCAGGTGGAGCGCTTCTTCAAGATCCTCCCGCTACTGGGCCTTCATGAGCAGGGGCTCGCTCACTTCGCCCACTACCTCTgcggccag TTGGCCAGTAAGGCTGAAGAGAACCTGCTGTTGGCTGTTGGTTCTGATCTGGGTGAGAGAAGAGCTGCAGTAATATttgcagacacactcacactgctgctggaag gcatcGCTCGCATTGTGGAGACCCATCAGCCCATAGTGGAAACGTACTACGGCCCAGGCCGCCTCTACACactcctcacacacctacagaccGAATGTGACCGGCAGGCGCAGAGCGTGGTGGACCGATTCATGCAGCAGAGAGACTACCTGAACAAG ttccaGGTGGTGCAGGGCAGTATGCTGAGGTCCGTATCTACAGAGAAAATGGAGGCGAG ggagCTGGACCCGGTCTTGTCTGAAGTGACATTGATGAACTCCAGAGCTGAACTCTACTTGCGGTTTCTACGGCGACGCATCATGGCTGATTTTGAGGTGGCGGACGCCACATCTGCAGGGAGCGTCGTTCAGG agcatCAGCAGTGTGTGCAGCGCCTGTTGAAGGAGTGTGAGCTGAGTTGTCGTATGCAGGAGCTGATTGGCTACTACGTTCCTATGGAGGAGTACTACATGAGGGAAACTATTAACAAG gcGGTCGCCATGGACACCTGGGAGGCGGGTCAGCTGACCTCCAGCATGGTGGACGACACCTTCTACATCGTGAAGAAGTGCATCAGCCGCGCCCTCAGCAGCAGCTCGTCTGACTGTCTGTGTGCAATGATTAACCACGCGACCAGTGTGTTGGAGACTGATTTCAG GGAGGTTCTGGTTGCTCGGTTACGGGTCGGTTACCCCGGCAGCACGCTGGCTGACCTGCAGAGGGGCGTCAGCAGCGCCGTGAGTCTGATGCAGAGCAGCTTACAACACggcaaaatacacacacacatcgacaGCCAGGAGCAGGCGAAACACGCCTATCTG GTCACTCTGAACAACGTGGACGTCTGCAGCGAGAACATCAGCACTCTGAAGAAAAGCCTGGag AGCGACTGTTCCAAGTTGTTCAGTCAGGGGGCGGGGTCTGACCAGGCCCAGGCCAAGATTGACAGCTGTCTGTCTGATCTGGTCAACACGTCCAGCAAATTTAAAGATCTTCTGCag GAGGGGCTTTTAGAGCTGAACAACTCTGCCATCAAGCCGCAGGTTAAACCCTGGATCAGCAACTTCCTGTCGGTCTCTCACAACATCGAAGAG GAGGAGTTTTCGGATTATGAAGCGAACGACCCCTGGGTTCAGCAGCTCATTGTCCAGTTGGAGCAGCTCATGGTCGAGTTCAAG GTGGCGCTGTCTCCCGTCATCTACGACACTCTGACCAGCCTGATGACTAATCTCATTACCACGGAGATGGAGAAGACCGTCTTCAAGTGCACCTTCAGCAGA CTGGGGGGGCTGCAGTTTGACAAGGAGCTGCGCTCCCTGGTGGCATATCTGTCTTCCGTCACGTCCTGGACCATCAGAGACAAATTTGCGCGGCTCACACAGATGGCGACGATCCTGAACCTggagagg gttaCTGAAATCCTGGATTACTGGGGACCAAACTCCGCCCCCCTCACCTGGCGCCTGACCCCTGCAGAGGTGCGACAGGTGCTGGCTCTCAGAGTGGACTTCCGCAGCGAAGACATCAAGAGGCTGCGcttgtaa